The segment TCACCGGTATAAAAATTCTACCGGGACGAAATGCTTTTAAGAGTTGCTTGGTTTCTGTCTGCATTCAATGCTTGTTGATCACGCTTCCGGCTCAAGATTCTCGCTTAGCCAGAAATTGTTGAAGCCCATGCCCAACGTGATCTTGATCAATTGCTCTTGTAACAACTCTAAAACTCCTAAGAAAGTAAAGATGGCCTGAACTTTATTTTCACACGAAAATATTATATCAGTAAAAGGTACTTTCTCCTGCCCTTTTAACATCGTTTTTACGATATTCTTCTGGTCAGAGATAGTATATGGATAAGCTACGACATGATGAAAAACTTTGTTCTTCTCTGCATCAAAACGTTTCAACACTTTATTGAAACTATTCAGTAATTGATAAAGTGTAAGATTCATCAATTCTTCTGCATGAGAATTCTGCATTGCTATTGTTGCAAGTTCTTTCTGGATATTTCCGCGATTGGTTTTCATACCACGGTCGTCTTCCATTACTTTCAACTCTTCACACGATTCTTTATATTGTTTGTAAAGCAATAATCTTTCAACAAGATCTTTCCGCGGATCAACTTCATTGCCCTGATCATCTAACTCAGGACGAGGCAACAACATCTTTGCTTTGATACGCATCAAGGTTGCTGCAACTAAAATAAATTCACTCGCAAGTTCAATATTCAATTCATTCATCCGGTGGATGTACGAAAGAAAATCGTTCGTGATATTGGAAATAGGAATATCGTTGACATCGATCTCATCGCGCTCAATAAAAAAGAGCAACAGATCAAACGGACCTTCGAATTGCGGTAATTTAATTTCAAAAACTTTTTCCACTTTAACCGGGATTTACTTTGATTACTTTAATGAAGTGATTACCGCAATTAGAATAACGGGTAATTATATTAGGATTCAAACTTAAGGAAAAATTATGACTTTTTCAGGGGTAGATTGCTACTGCTTTTCAACAAAACCAATCCAAATCTACCTGATTTTCAATAATATATAAAAGTGCTATCCCGGCAATGTGGTTTCCATGTGGTTTTGCTTTCTGAGAGCATTTCCATATCCTTTTTAAATAGCTTTGGTTTTTCATTCTTACCAAAAAAGAAATTTCATTCAATGAATCGATTCACACTTACCTTTCTGCTTGTGCTTATAACACTGTTTGGTTTTTCGCAAACTATTCAGACAAGAGACAGTACAGCTATAATGTATAAATTGACTGAAAATGTTTTTGTCATAATTCACGACGATGCTACTGATGAATGGCCGCATGGTAACACCGGTGTTATCGTTGATGCAGAAGGCGTTTTTGTAATTGACGCATGTTATCTGCCTTCTCGTGCAAGAGCTGATATCGAACTTATCCGCAGTGTTACAAAAGCTCCTGTAAAATATTTAGCATTTACTCACTGGCATTTTGATCATAACAATGGAGCGATTGCATACAAAGAAGCATTTCCTGACATAACGATCATCAGTGAACGGGAATCACAGAAGTACATTGAACTAAATGCAAACTGGTGGAGTAAGATGTCGACAAAGGCTAACGGACAAAGAAATAAATCACTTAACGAATTGATCGCTGAAACTGAAAAGGGAATCGATACGGTTTCCGGAAAACCATACACCGCTGAAGAGATCACTAAAAGAAAAAGATCAATTGCCATGCGTAAAAATGAAATGCAGGAATTGAAGGACCTTACAGTGATCAAACCTGATAAAACATTCGACAATGAACTTACCATTCAACTTGGCAAAAGAACTGTTATATTAAAGGATCATATTTGTGCTAACAGTCCGCATGATGTCACCTTTTATTTACCTGATGAAAAAATTCTTTTTGCAGGCGACATTATTGTTCAGACACCTTTGCCATATGTTGGAGCTTCATGGCCGGTTACATGGATAGATGCATTAAAAAAATAGAAAATACTCCTGTTACATTTTTAATTCCGGGACATGGACCTGCTTTACGAGATCATTCATACACAAATCATCTCAGAACTTTTTTCGAAAGCATTAATTCAAAAGTTGAACTTTTTATACGTGAAGGATTAACACTGGATGAGATTCAATCCAGAATTGACATGAGTGATTTTAATTCAGGAATCTGGGCTCCACCATTAGTCACAAAAGACGACTGGAATTATACCGTTTCAACAATCACCGAAAGAGCATGGAGATGTATCAGAGGACAAGGCGGAAAGTAAAATATTCTTTGGCACATCTTTTTCCTTAAGTAAAGAAATTAATGTGATGAAAAACGATATTACCGGAAAAGTTTCCATACATATAAATGCTACAACAGATAAGGTCTGGGAAGCATTAACTACACCCGAAATTATAAAAAAATATTTCTTTGGTACTGATGCTGTTTCTGACTGGAAAGTTGGGAGTTCATTAATATTCAAAGGTGAATGGGAAGGAAAAAAATATGAAGATAAAGGAACGATATTAGAAAATATTCCCGGTAAAACTTTTCAATATGACTACTGGAGCTCAATGTCAGGAATTGAAGACAAACAAGAAAACTATCTGATAATTACTTACTCTCTGGTAAAGAAAGATGATGGAACAGACCTGACAATAACACAAGAAAATATTCAGGATGAAAAAACGAAGGTGCATTCCGAACAGAACTGGACCAAGGTAATTACCGATTTAAAAAACCTTCTGGAAGAGTGATTCCCTTTTACATTAGAACTATTCTGATATTCTTTCCCTTTTTAAAAAAATATAATCAGAAACTAATGGTGAAATCCCGTTTAACTTACACTCAGTAGCTATCTGCGCTCTGTGATAAGTTGAATGATTCACAACATGAAATAAAATATCTCCGGAAGTACTTATAAATGTTTCACCTTTTGAATTTG is part of the Bacteroidota bacterium genome and harbors:
- a CDS encoding MBL fold metallo-hydrolase; protein product: MNRFTLTFLLVLITLFGFSQTIQTRDSTAIMYKLTENVFVIIHDDATDEWPHGNTGVIVDAEGVFVIDACYLPSRARADIELIRSVTKAPVKYLAFTHWHFDHNNGAIAYKEAFPDITIISERESQKYIELNANWWSKMSTKANGQRNKSLNELIAETEKGIDTVSGKPYTAEEITKRKRSIAMRKNEMQELKDLTVIKPDKTFDNELTIQLGKRTVILKDHICANSPHDVTFYLPDEKILFAGDIIVQTPLPYVGASWPVTWIDALKK
- a CDS encoding segregation/condensation protein A is translated as MEKVFEIKLPQFEGPFDLLLFFIERDEIDVNDIPISNITNDFLSYIHRMNELNIELASEFILVAATLMRIKAKMLLPRPELDDQGNEVDPRKDLVERLLLYKQYKESCEELKVMEDDRGMKTNRGNIQKELATIAMQNSHAEELMNLTLYQLLNSFNKVLKRFDAEKNKVFHHVVAYPYTISDQKNIVKTMLKGQEKVPFTDIIFSCENKVQAIFTFLGVLELLQEQLIKITLGMGFNNFWLSENLEPEA
- a CDS encoding SRPBCC domain-containing protein: MKNDITGKVSIHINATTDKVWEALTTPEIIKKYFFGTDAVSDWKVGSSLIFKGEWEGKKYEDKGTILENIPGKTFQYDYWSSMSGIEDKQENYLIITYSLVKKDDGTDLTITQENIQDEKTKVHSEQNWTKVITDLKNLLEE